In Desulfoplanes formicivorans, a genomic segment contains:
- a CDS encoding chemotaxis protein CheX, which translates to MSSYNVNFINPLLDAVLKVLSTMAGVEVKPATPYLNKNGKAVGDITGQIAIEGFAQGVIAVSLSKSVILKIVNNMLFENYTEINDDIADAVGELTNMISGHARSSLSEMGMTFQASTPSVVTGKGKPIAHIPAAPILSIPFTSDDGDLVVEISLADPE; encoded by the coding sequence ATGTCTTCTTATAATGTTAATTTTATAAATCCGTTGCTTGACGCCGTATTAAAGGTGCTTTCGACCATGGCAGGGGTCGAGGTCAAACCGGCTACCCCATATCTAAACAAGAACGGCAAAGCCGTTGGCGATATTACCGGGCAAATAGCCATTGAAGGATTTGCCCAGGGGGTCATTGCTGTCAGTTTGAGCAAATCCGTTATTTTGAAAATCGTCAACAATATGCTTTTTGAAAATTATACGGAAATCAACGACGACATTGCGGATGCCGTAGGCGAGTTGACCAACATGATTTCCGGCCACGCTCGCAGCAGTCTCTCTGAAATGGGCATGACCTTTCAGGCGTCAACTCCATCGGTGGTCACGGGCAAGGGTAAACCCATTGCCCATATTCCGGCTGCCCCCATCTTGAGCATTCCCTTTACTTCAGACGATGGTGATCTTGTGGTGGAGATCAGTCTGGCCGATCCCGAATAA
- a CDS encoding HDOD domain-containing protein: MHKICTEHLQPEMVLAKDVPGADNSTLFAKGRLLSDDDIVMLRDLDLGYVYIASRGKQKDHEDLLRRCDEYTYQFFMYVNPESNLFNELYRLSLSKVLAEASINWNLPCAKDLRATDVEYMRDLFFKGEGVPEDIVRHETSLVSFPDIYFKIKDLLESQDCSASELAKIVSTDIGLSAKILRLVNSSFYNFSSTIDSIDRAISLVGNREVSTLALGVSAINFFKDIPPELIDMRVFWRHSLSCAIYCKLIALVMGHSGERFFTAGLLHDAGRLIIFKNMPYGSVQTLLTARSEMLPLVEAERQVLGYDHTQVGDLLFREWQMPEFLRDIVANHHDPTNAGDPQNAAIVQLADNLANAMAIPSGSTFVLPGMQENDWKLLGLQGSQLQEICNEHDRCIEQVLKAFLTNS, translated from the coding sequence GTGCATAAGATCTGTACAGAACATCTCCAGCCTGAAATGGTCTTGGCCAAAGATGTTCCTGGTGCCGACAACAGTACTTTGTTTGCCAAGGGACGTTTGTTAAGCGATGACGATATAGTCATGCTGCGAGATTTGGACTTGGGGTACGTGTACATTGCATCACGAGGCAAACAAAAGGACCACGAAGATTTGTTGCGGCGTTGTGACGAATATACGTATCAATTTTTCATGTACGTCAATCCCGAGAGCAATCTTTTCAATGAATTGTATCGTCTTAGTTTGAGCAAGGTGCTTGCGGAGGCTTCTATTAATTGGAATCTTCCCTGTGCCAAGGATTTACGCGCAACCGATGTTGAATATATGCGCGATCTTTTTTTCAAGGGTGAAGGCGTTCCCGAAGACATTGTTAGGCATGAAACATCCCTGGTTTCGTTTCCAGACATTTATTTCAAGATCAAGGATCTCCTGGAAAGCCAGGACTGCTCGGCATCGGAACTGGCTAAGATCGTGTCCACAGATATCGGCCTTTCAGCGAAAATATTGCGATTGGTAAACAGCTCCTTCTACAATTTCAGTTCCACAATCGATTCCATAGACAGGGCTATTTCCCTTGTGGGCAACAGGGAAGTCAGCACCTTGGCTCTTGGTGTTTCCGCAATCAACTTCTTCAAGGACATCCCCCCGGAACTCATCGACATGCGCGTCTTCTGGCGGCATAGCTTGAGTTGTGCCATCTATTGCAAACTCATTGCCTTGGTCATGGGGCATTCTGGAGAAAGATTTTTCACGGCGGGACTGCTTCATGATGCCGGAAGATTGATCATTTTCAAGAATATGCCTTATGGTTCGGTTCAAACCTTGTTGACAGCACGTAGCGAGATGCTACCCTTGGTGGAGGCGGAAAGACAGGTTCTAGGCTACGATCATACTCAGGTGGGCGACCTTCTTTTTAGGGAATGGCAAATGCCTGAGTTTTTGCGGGATATTGTTGCAAATCATCACGATCCAACAAACGCTGGGGATCCTCAAAACGCAGCCATTGTCCAATTGGCCGACAATCTGGCCAATGCTATGGCCATTCCCTCAGGTTCCACGTTTGTTTTGCCAGGGATGCAAGAAAATGATTGGAAGCTACTGGGTTTACAAGGGAGCCAACTTCAGGAAATATGTAACGAGCATGACCGCTGCATTGAGCAGGTTTTGAAGGCGTTTCTCACAAATAGTTAA
- a CDS encoding CheR family methyltransferase, translated as MSLLSSSPISLHKTPTITDAEFRNLRDFIYQRTGIHVSERRKYLLETRLGTRLKALELRNFSEYFQYLTASPHRTKELELLFEKITTNETSFFRDIRQLDVFKTYALKPVLDAQIKSGNKELNIWCAGCSSGEEAYTLSIMLYEVLKMSIIGWKISIFANDLSAAMIAKAKRGLYSEYSLRNTPKEIIDKYFIPEPGGFKVHPKVQKFVTFQMLNLNDTLAIKRIPRSHFVFCRNVIIYFDDVMKRKVVNQFYDNLLPKGYLIIGHSESLHKYARFFIPQANPGGIIYQKAK; from the coding sequence ATGTCACTTCTTTCGTCTTCTCCCATAAGCCTACACAAAACACCTACCATTACTGACGCCGAATTTCGTAATTTACGGGATTTTATTTATCAGCGGACAGGGATTCATGTTTCTGAACGTCGAAAGTATCTTCTTGAGACACGGCTTGGGACCAGGCTCAAGGCACTTGAACTGCGCAATTTCTCGGAATATTTCCAATATTTGACAGCATCACCCCATCGCACAAAAGAGCTGGAACTGCTTTTTGAAAAGATTACCACTAATGAAACAAGTTTTTTTCGAGATATCAGGCAGCTTGATGTTTTTAAGACATATGCCCTCAAACCTGTTCTGGATGCCCAGATCAAGTCAGGCAACAAGGAGCTTAATATTTGGTGTGCTGGCTGTTCTTCAGGAGAAGAAGCCTACACCCTTTCCATCATGCTGTACGAGGTGTTGAAGATGTCCATCATTGGCTGGAAAATCAGCATCTTTGCCAACGATTTGTCCGCAGCCATGATTGCCAAGGCCAAGCGCGGATTATACAGCGAATATTCCCTTCGTAACACTCCCAAAGAAATCATTGATAAGTATTTCATACCCGAGCCAGGCGGTTTTAAGGTTCATCCCAAGGTACAAAAATTTGTCACCTTTCAGATGCTCAACCTTAACGACACCTTGGCTATCAAGCGGATTCCAAGATCACATTTTGTTTTTTGCCGCAATGTTATCATCTATTTTGATGATGTCATGAAACGCAAGGTGGTCAATCAGTTTTACGACAATCTTTTGCCCAAGGGGTATTTGATTATCGGTCATTCCGAAAGTCTTCACAAATACGCTCGTTTTTTTATCCCCCAGGCTAATCCCGGTGGGATCATATACCAAAAGGCAAAATAA
- a CDS encoding helix-turn-helix domain-containing protein, which produces MTNTSFYQTWQRMLGAINAQTDSALAKFLAITPAGVSSVKKKQKIPESWFEKICRETGVSRAWLVGSEPVQQADDPLPSPPSRTSGGRAARIPRHPAPKPRSFDVAAIISQAIEILESQTEYAESLENIINALHRAMLTEKQMDSLSSEMLETFAAFQKRQAKGERVG; this is translated from the coding sequence ATGACCAATACTTCCTTTTATCAGACCTGGCAGCGGATGCTTGGGGCCATTAATGCCCAAACCGATTCAGCCCTGGCGAAATTTCTTGCCATCACACCTGCCGGCGTGAGCAGCGTGAAAAAGAAACAAAAAATTCCTGAATCCTGGTTTGAGAAGATCTGTCGGGAAACAGGAGTGTCCCGCGCCTGGCTGGTTGGCTCGGAACCGGTCCAGCAGGCCGACGACCCACTGCCCTCTCCTCCCTCGCGGACATCTGGGGGACGGGCCGCGCGAATCCCACGCCACCCTGCTCCCAAGCCACGTTCCTTTGATGTGGCTGCCATTATTTCCCAGGCCATTGAAATCCTCGAGTCCCAAACCGAGTATGCCGAATCCCTGGAAAACATTATCAATGCGCTGCACCGAGCCATGCTCACGGAAAAGCAGATGGATTCCCTGAGCAGCGAAATGCTGGAAACATTTGCGGCCTTTCAAAAGCGCCAGGCAAAGGGTGAACGGGTTGGATGA
- a CDS encoding two-component system sensor histidine kinase NtrB: MTDTMNTNSMGKNDFCLWEIEDFEFRIGLLGTGAGFTTILDLIASKEYQDFLPPLRLVAITLASQDNAPSKRSYVQSLNVPLYTSWETMLDKHPDINLLVDVSGFKFKSSQIRKALPDSVSFLDHDTSIFFCGLHNMFQTASHCKVDLNRHQTLLDAIIGNIREDILLLDKDYRIVDLNDNVAHRIRKSKEDIVGKHCWDAQSLPGGSPFCSRRDPQCPVATTLFTKQKAESLITRVSEDGHLLYYRVYSYPMFNAQGELAQVLVMRRDITSRTHKEKQAQEKEKLSIMASMSMYLAHEIRNPLCVIGGFTKSLLKSPHLSEKERSKIRIIDEETGKLDAVLQNILNFTRRDAKEFGEVDMNEVVKETLELIDIGYNLRGHTFHVELKDDIPMLKGKMDILKQCILNIVKNAMEATPDGARIDITTGFDQDKVFVVIADKGVGMSEDEIEMAFSPFHTTKSKGYGLGLPMIRKAVEEFGGTIDLQSQKGVGTTVTLAFSPILELDESPSILSV; this comes from the coding sequence ATGACCGACACGATGAACACGAACAGCATGGGCAAAAACGATTTCTGTTTGTGGGAAATTGAAGACTTTGAATTTCGTATCGGTCTTCTGGGGACCGGTGCCGGATTCACAACCATCCTTGATCTCATAGCGTCCAAGGAATATCAGGACTTTCTCCCTCCCTTGCGTCTTGTGGCCATTACCCTTGCCAGCCAGGATAATGCCCCGTCAAAACGCTCCTATGTGCAGAGTCTCAATGTTCCCCTGTATACTTCATGGGAAACCATGCTGGACAAACATCCCGACATCAACCTGCTGGTGGATGTTTCCGGATTCAAGTTCAAGTCCTCCCAGATACGCAAGGCTCTGCCGGACAGTGTTTCCTTTCTGGACCATGACACGTCCATTTTCTTTTGCGGTTTGCACAACATGTTTCAGACGGCTTCCCACTGCAAGGTGGATCTGAATCGTCATCAGACCCTGCTGGACGCCATCATCGGGAACATCCGGGAGGACATCCTTCTGCTGGACAAGGATTATCGGATAGTGGACCTCAATGACAATGTTGCCCACAGGATCAGGAAGAGCAAGGAAGATATTGTGGGCAAGCATTGCTGGGATGCCCAATCATTACCCGGGGGCAGTCCCTTTTGCTCCAGAAGGGATCCCCAATGTCCGGTGGCAACCACCCTGTTCACCAAGCAGAAAGCCGAATCCCTCATTACCCGTGTGAGTGAGGATGGGCACCTGCTGTATTATCGCGTCTATTCCTATCCCATGTTCAATGCCCAGGGAGAGCTGGCCCAGGTCCTGGTCATGCGCAGGGACATTACCTCGCGCACGCACAAGGAAAAGCAGGCCCAGGAAAAGGAAAAACTGTCCATCATGGCCTCCATGTCCATGTATCTGGCCCATGAAATCCGCAATCCCCTGTGCGTTATTGGGGGGTTTACCAAATCCCTTCTCAAATCCCCCCATCTTTCGGAAAAGGAACGCTCCAAAATCCGGATCATTGATGAAGAAACGGGCAAGCTTGATGCCGTGCTCCAGAATATCCTCAATTTCACCCGCCGGGATGCCAAGGAATTCGGAGAAGTGGACATGAACGAGGTGGTCAAGGAAACCCTGGAATTGATTGACATCGGCTACAACCTGCGGGGACATACCTTTCATGTGGAACTCAAGGATGATATCCCCATGCTCAAGGGTAAGATGGATATTCTCAAGCAATGCATCTTGAATATTGTCAAAAATGCCATGGAGGCAACACCGGATGGGGCAAGGATCGATATCACCACCGGCTTTGACCAGGACAAGGTGTTTGTGGTGATAGCCGACAAGGGCGTGGGCATGTCCGAAGATGAGATCGAAATGGCGTTCAGCCCTTTTCATACCACCAAATCCAAGGGATATGGTCTGGGGCTTCCCATGATCCGCAAGGCAGTGGAAGAGTTCGGAGGAACCATTGACCTGCAAAGCCAGAAGGGAGTGGGAACCACTGTCACCCTGGCCTTTTCCCCCATACTGGAGCTGGACGAATCCCCATCCATTCTGTCCGTCTGA
- a CDS encoding PEP/pyruvate-binding domain-containing protein, translating to MQSLNAFMRRIAALLTRRSRDPKDVPDEESQAHVFKTRYHAFRQLLAANNKTLELMTDMEEALQGNRPFGMSFIRSRCTAISTNVYRIIHNLCELNPEDYQGLKIVFKEIQHKVSGHLMSAGPVAGDRLILKFSEITKESADQVGSKMANLGELKNRLHLRVPDGFVVTTRGYHLFMNHQGLQDRVNCLIQATPIDAVGGNDEQDDGASRACLADGNPTNLFEVSAQIQGLIARASVPEELESAILDAYDHLCEKVGTPSRVSLRSSALGEDMADTSFAGQYRSELNVERENIIQAYKDIVASKYSLRALTYRYNRGIRDEDVPMCVGCMVMVPARAGGVMYTRNPLDIRDKNVYINSVWGLGKSVVDGSVATDQLVVDKIPPHPVLHKDIRAQNQKLSCDEGEGVRREDLDDVTCSLQSVSDDEASELARLADLIESHYGQPQDVEWSIDTEDRIFLLQSRPLKQHASSPAVSEAARISPGVEPLCTGGSTASVGVSSGKVFIVHKDVDILLFPENAVLVSSRSLPRWASVLGKARGVITEHGSVAGHLANVAREFGVPALFGVKDATSILQNGQEITLDADGRTIYPGRVEALLKDRVPHASLMQGSPVYNTLKNVSRHILPLHLLDPDSLDFKPSSCRTYHDITRFAHEKSVQEMFDFGKANPFSPRSSKQLKAKVPLQWWIINLDDGFKHEVRGKYVDLDNIASIPMLAIWKGCVAIPWEGPPSLDRKGFMNVMMQSATNPQLNPAVASDFTNRNYFMISKHFCNLQSRFGYHFTSIEGLVGERVRENYLRFQFKGGAADHARKVRRAAFIGEILERYDFRTRVREDALFARMDDYEQSFLETRLMILGYLLLHTRQLDMIMSNETVVAQYREKILQDIETVLEMYREKAPSGTEGKARDASERRS from the coding sequence ATGCAATCACTTAATGCCTTTATGCGGCGCATAGCCGCCCTTTTGACCCGGAGATCACGGGACCCCAAGGATGTTCCGGACGAAGAATCCCAGGCCCATGTGTTCAAGACCCGGTATCATGCCTTCAGGCAGCTGCTGGCGGCCAACAACAAGACCCTGGAGCTGATGACGGACATGGAAGAGGCCCTGCAAGGCAACCGTCCCTTTGGCATGTCCTTTATCAGATCCCGATGTACGGCCATTTCAACCAATGTCTATCGGATCATTCACAACCTGTGCGAGCTCAATCCGGAGGACTATCAGGGGCTGAAAATCGTTTTCAAGGAGATTCAGCACAAGGTGTCAGGACACTTGATGTCTGCCGGGCCTGTTGCCGGTGACCGGCTCATCCTGAAGTTTTCCGAAATCACCAAGGAATCGGCCGATCAGGTGGGAAGCAAGATGGCCAATCTCGGTGAGCTCAAAAACCGCCTGCACCTGCGTGTTCCCGATGGATTCGTGGTCACCACGCGCGGGTACCATCTTTTCATGAACCATCAGGGTCTTCAGGATCGGGTCAATTGCCTCATCCAGGCCACTCCCATTGATGCTGTTGGTGGCAACGACGAGCAGGATGATGGTGCCTCCAGGGCATGTCTGGCGGATGGCAACCCGACCAATCTGTTCGAGGTCAGCGCTCAGATACAGGGGCTCATTGCCAGGGCATCCGTTCCCGAGGAATTGGAATCGGCGATCCTGGATGCCTATGATCATCTTTGCGAGAAGGTCGGCACTCCCAGCCGGGTTTCCCTGCGTTCCAGTGCATTGGGCGAGGACATGGCCGATACATCCTTTGCCGGTCAGTACCGGTCCGAACTCAATGTGGAACGGGAAAACATCATTCAGGCCTACAAGGATATCGTGGCCAGCAAGTACTCCCTCAGGGCCCTTACCTATCGATACAATCGGGGCATCAGAGACGAGGACGTTCCCATGTGTGTCGGGTGCATGGTCATGGTTCCCGCACGCGCCGGAGGGGTCATGTACACGAGAAACCCCTTGGATATCAGGGATAAAAACGTGTACATCAATTCGGTCTGGGGACTGGGTAAATCCGTGGTCGACGGTTCCGTGGCAACGGATCAGCTTGTTGTGGACAAAATCCCCCCCCACCCGGTTCTGCACAAGGACATCCGGGCCCAGAATCAGAAATTGTCCTGTGACGAAGGCGAAGGCGTTCGCCGCGAAGATCTTGATGACGTTACCTGCTCCCTCCAATCCGTTTCCGATGATGAAGCAAGCGAGCTGGCACGTCTGGCCGATCTCATTGAGTCGCATTACGGACAACCCCAGGATGTGGAATGGTCCATTGATACAGAAGATCGGATTTTCCTGCTCCAAAGCCGTCCCCTCAAGCAGCATGCGTCTTCCCCAGCCGTTTCCGAAGCAGCAAGGATCTCTCCGGGAGTGGAACCCCTTTGCACCGGCGGGAGCACGGCCAGTGTCGGCGTGAGCAGCGGCAAGGTGTTCATCGTTCACAAGGACGTGGACATCCTGCTTTTTCCGGAGAATGCCGTGCTGGTTTCCTCTCGCTCACTGCCCAGATGGGCCTCGGTTCTGGGCAAGGCTCGGGGAGTGATTACCGAACACGGCAGCGTGGCCGGTCACTTGGCCAATGTGGCCCGGGAGTTTGGCGTCCCCGCGTTGTTCGGGGTCAAGGACGCCACCTCCATTCTTCAAAACGGTCAGGAAATCACCCTGGATGCCGACGGCCGGACCATTTATCCGGGAAGGGTTGAAGCCCTGCTCAAGGACCGCGTGCCCCATGCCTCCCTGATGCAGGGCAGCCCGGTCTACAACACCCTCAAGAATGTCTCCCGGCATATCCTGCCCCTGCATCTTCTTGATCCTGACTCCCTTGATTTCAAACCGTCCTCATGCCGGACCTATCATGACATCACCCGGTTTGCTCATGAAAAATCCGTCCAGGAGATGTTCGATTTCGGCAAGGCCAACCCATTTTCTCCCCGTTCGAGCAAACAGCTGAAGGCAAAGGTGCCCCTGCAATGGTGGATCATCAACCTGGATGACGGATTCAAGCATGAAGTTCGCGGGAAATACGTGGATTTGGACAATATTGCTTCCATTCCCATGCTGGCCATCTGGAAGGGTTGTGTGGCCATTCCCTGGGAAGGTCCTCCCAGCCTGGATCGAAAGGGATTCATGAACGTGATGATGCAATCAGCCACCAACCCACAGCTCAATCCGGCCGTTGCCTCGGATTTTACCAATCGCAATTATTTCATGATTTCCAAGCACTTTTGCAATCTGCAGTCGCGATTCGGATATCATTTTACCAGCATCGAGGGGTTGGTGGGAGAACGGGTTCGGGAAAACTATCTCCGATTCCAGTTCAAGGGAGGGGCTGCTGATCATGCAAGAAAAGTCCGGCGGGCTGCCTTTATCGGAGAAATTCTGGAGCGCTACGATTTTCGGACAAGAGTCCGGGAAGACGCCCTGTTCGCGCGCATGGACGATTACGAACAGTCGTTTCTTGAAACCCGGTTGATGATTCTCGGCTACCTGCTCCTGCATACCCGACAATTGGACATGATCATGTCTAATGAAACCGTTGTTGCCCAGTATCGGGAGAAGATCCTTCAAGATATTGAAACGGTGCTTGAGATGTACCGGGAAAAGGCCCCCTCGGGGACGGAAGGCAAAGCACGAGACGCGTCAGAGAGACGGTCCTGA
- a CDS encoding ATP-binding protein: protein MENNQFRKLGAKITGLTVGFSVIPLLLLGITIYYQFSKTYTAKITENLATLVTNKARALDLFLDERIAQLRIIAGTQPYAKVSQAEHLEDILRIIRQGSESFIDLGVIDQQGNHVAYCGPYNLQGINYKNEKWFHEVMARGVYVSDVFMGFRKFPHLIIAVMYREGNTSWILRATIDSGVFESLVRSIQQGTHGDAYLVNAAMQFQTTPRFGLTSSLKDHLGTPSRFSGPRIIATSSPSGDSLFGLQWLQRKDWMLIVREDPKEELSPLLRTQHYVLATGLAGMLIILMGTLILTRLMIRQLMRAEQEKALLDESLLQSSKMAALGKMAAGVAHEVNNPLAVIKEKAGWIRDLLEEEDVKNSENFQEFRDSVDKIETHVDRAKKVVHRLLGFARRMEPLREKVDVNAVLEQTLSFLENEAKYRNISITTSMQQNLPRILSDTSQLQQVFLNILNNAIDAIGKGGDISISTQADLRTKELHVTITDSGPGIPRDIEKKIFDPFFTTKQVGKGTGLGLAISYSIIDKLGGTLRLENARNKGASFIITLPLTPQEG, encoded by the coding sequence ATGGAAAACAACCAATTCAGAAAACTCGGAGCCAAAATCACCGGGCTTACCGTGGGGTTCTCGGTCATTCCCCTGCTGCTTCTCGGCATTACCATCTATTATCAGTTCAGCAAAACCTACACGGCCAAGATCACCGAGAACCTGGCTACCCTGGTAACCAACAAGGCACGGGCCCTGGATCTCTTTCTGGATGAAAGGATCGCCCAACTCAGGATCATTGCCGGAACCCAACCCTATGCCAAGGTCAGTCAGGCCGAACATCTGGAAGACATCCTCCGGATCATCCGGCAGGGATCGGAATCGTTCATTGATCTGGGTGTCATTGATCAGCAGGGCAACCACGTCGCCTATTGCGGTCCCTACAATCTCCAGGGAATCAATTACAAAAACGAAAAGTGGTTCCACGAAGTCATGGCCAGAGGAGTGTACGTGAGTGATGTCTTCATGGGTTTTCGAAAATTTCCCCATCTGATCATCGCGGTCATGTATCGGGAGGGAAACACCAGCTGGATACTGCGGGCAACCATTGACTCGGGAGTTTTCGAATCCCTGGTTCGCTCCATCCAGCAGGGTACCCATGGGGACGCCTATCTGGTCAATGCAGCCATGCAGTTTCAAACCACACCCCGATTCGGTCTGACATCTTCCCTCAAGGATCATCTTGGCACACCTTCCCGTTTTTCCGGTCCACGCATCATTGCAACCTCTTCCCCCTCGGGAGACAGCCTTTTCGGACTGCAATGGCTCCAACGCAAGGACTGGATGCTCATTGTTCGCGAAGACCCCAAGGAGGAACTCTCTCCTTTGCTGCGTACCCAGCATTATGTCCTCGCCACCGGACTTGCGGGCATGCTGATCATCCTCATGGGGACCCTGATCCTGACCCGGCTCATGATCCGTCAGCTCATGCGTGCTGAACAGGAAAAGGCCCTGCTCGACGAGAGTCTGCTGCAGTCCAGCAAGATGGCCGCCCTGGGCAAGATGGCTGCCGGTGTTGCCCACGAAGTGAACAATCCCCTGGCCGTGATCAAGGAAAAGGCCGGCTGGATTCGCGATCTTCTGGAAGAGGAAGATGTCAAAAATAGCGAAAATTTCCAGGAATTCAGAGATTCCGTGGACAAAATTGAAACCCACGTGGATCGCGCCAAAAAAGTTGTTCACCGGTTGCTCGGGTTTGCCCGGAGGATGGAACCCCTGCGCGAAAAAGTGGATGTGAATGCGGTTCTTGAACAGACCCTCTCCTTTCTGGAAAACGAGGCCAAATACCGCAATATCAGCATCACCACCAGCATGCAGCAGAATCTCCCGCGCATTCTCAGCGATACCTCCCAGTTGCAGCAGGTTTTTCTGAATATCCTGAACAACGCCATCGACGCCATTGGCAAGGGTGGTGACATCTCCATCAGCACCCAGGCCGATCTGCGAACCAAGGAGCTTCACGTGACCATTACCGACAGCGGTCCGGGCATTCCCCGGGACATCGAGAAAAAGATCTTTGATCCCTTTTTCACCACCAAACAGGTGGGCAAGGGAACCGGGCTCGGTCTGGCCATCAGTTACAGCATTATTGACAAGCTCGGCGGTACCTTGCGCCTTGAAAATGCCCGGAACAAAGGTGCTTCGTTCATCATAACCCTACCTCTGACCCCTCAGGAAGGATAG
- a CDS encoding response regulator: MDAIRVLIVDDEPDLLETMVKRLNRRGLEVTGVDNGEKCLEYLRTNKTDVVVLDVKMPGRDGLEILEEIRKMHPFVQVLMLTGHASVRSGERGMALGAFDYMMKPVSIDELLEKIRQAWIKTRSRS, from the coding sequence ATGGATGCCATTCGCGTACTCATAGTCGATGACGAACCGGATTTGCTCGAGACCATGGTGAAACGGTTGAACAGACGGGGACTGGAGGTCACGGGCGTGGATAATGGTGAAAAATGTCTGGAATACCTGCGCACCAACAAGACAGATGTGGTTGTTCTGGACGTTAAAATGCCCGGAAGAGATGGGCTGGAAATCCTTGAGGAAATCAGAAAAATGCATCCGTTTGTCCAGGTACTCATGCTCACCGGTCATGCCTCGGTCCGTTCCGGCGAGCGGGGCATGGCCCTGGGTGCCTTTGACTACATGATGAAGCCTGTTTCCATTGACGAACTACTGGAGAAAATCCGTCAGGCATGGATCAAAACCCGGAGCCGGAGCTAG
- a CDS encoding response regulator: MDQNPEPELAVNRDEQGLRLLLVDDETAFLESAAKVFRRKGIKVLTATRGSSALDILAANPVDVVILDVKMPGLDGIKTLERITASHPETRVILLTGHATMESAAQGMQHGAAGYVVKPADLDELLDKAKKACGHR, encoded by the coding sequence ATGGATCAAAACCCGGAGCCGGAGCTAGCCGTGAACAGGGATGAGCAGGGTCTGCGCCTTCTTCTTGTGGATGACGAAACCGCCTTTCTGGAAAGTGCGGCCAAGGTTTTCCGGCGCAAGGGGATCAAGGTTCTGACGGCAACCAGAGGAAGCAGTGCCCTGGACATTCTGGCTGCAAATCCTGTGGACGTGGTCATTTTGGATGTCAAAATGCCCGGCCTTGACGGGATCAAGACCCTGGAGCGGATAACGGCCAGTCATCCCGAAACCAGAGTGATCCTGCTCACGGGACACGCCACCATGGAATCGGCTGCCCAGGGAATGCAGCACGGGGCAGCAGGGTATGTGGTCAAACCCGCGGATCTGGACGAACTTCTAGACAAAGCCAAAAAAGCCTGTGGTCATCGTTGA
- a CDS encoding CBS domain-containing protein has product MAKKIKVLMVDDEERFRSTTSKILERKGYEVSMAASAEEALDILKRTTHDVVVLDIKMPGLSGEEALPRIKEIDADIQVIMLTGHGGMESAQKSLTKGAFDYLNKPCDIDLLSARINDAYMSVHTRIPKEKTAAEIMIPIGEYTSVQADSTVREGIEKLKDAYEAFLSTDKVMESGHRAIIVFDGNEVVGVLTMQKLLEAIRPEYLSAPKPSMAESMQYSTMFWSGLFSSQVKKLKDRKIRDVMRECPPVVNEEANLMEVADTMYTQRRRRVMVEDGQQIIGVIREQELFYEISKIILAG; this is encoded by the coding sequence ATGGCGAAGAAAATCAAGGTGTTGATGGTTGATGATGAAGAGCGGTTCCGCTCGACAACATCCAAGATCCTGGAACGGAAAGGGTATGAGGTTTCCATGGCCGCAAGCGCAGAGGAGGCCCTTGATATCCTGAAAAGGACCACCCATGACGTTGTGGTTCTGGATATCAAGATGCCCGGACTCAGCGGCGAAGAAGCCCTTCCCAGGATCAAGGAAATCGACGCGGACATTCAGGTCATCATGCTCACGGGGCACGGGGGCATGGAGTCGGCCCAGAAATCCCTGACCAAGGGGGCCTTCGACTACCTGAACAAACCCTGCGACATTGATCTGTTGTCCGCCAGGATCAATGATGCGTACATGTCCGTGCATACGCGCATTCCCAAGGAAAAAACAGCTGCCGAGATCATGATTCCCATTGGGGAGTATACATCGGTGCAGGCCGACAGCACGGTCAGAGAAGGCATTGAAAAGCTCAAGGACGCCTATGAGGCCTTTTTATCCACGGACAAGGTCATGGAAAGCGGGCATCGGGCCATCATTGTCTTTGACGGCAACGAGGTGGTTGGCGTGCTGACCATGCAGAAATTGCTCGAAGCCATCCGTCCCGAGTATCTTTCCGCGCCCAAACCGTCCATGGCTGAATCCATGCAGTATTCAACCATGTTCTGGAGCGGTCTGTTCTCCAGCCAGGTCAAGAAACTCAAGGACAGAAAGATCCGTGACGTGATGCGGGAATGTCCTCCCGTGGTGAATGAAGAGGCCAATCTCATGGAAGTGGCCGACACCATGTACACCCAACGGCGCAGACGCGTGATGGTGGAAGATGGTCAACAGATCATCGGTGTGATCCGCGAACAGGAATTGTTCTACGAAATCTCGAAAATCATTCTGGCAGGATGA